GCCATGTCGCTGGGCGCCCAGGGAATGGAAGTGGTGGGCCAGGCCAAGTCGCCGAGCGAGGCGGTGGCGATGTACGCCGAACACAAGCCCGACGTGGCGGTGCTCGACATCCGCTTCGGCACCGAACTGACCGGCCTGGACGCCGCCCAGAACATCCTGAAGGCCGATCCGCAGGCGAAGATCGTCTTCCTCAGCCAGTTCGACCAGGACAGCCTGATCAAGGAAACCTACCGCCTCGGCGCGCATGCCTTCGTCACCAAGGACTGCGACCCGGCCGACCTGGCCGAGGCGGTACGCCAGGCGCACGCCGGCAAGCTGTACTTCCCGCCGCAGATCGCCGAGCGCCTGGCCAGCCTGGCGGTGCGCGGCGACGTCTCGCCGCAGTCGATGCTCGACGAGCGCAGCCTGGAGATCTTCAGGCTGATGGCCGAAGGATTGACCAACAACGAGATCGCCGAGCGCCTGAACTTGTCGACCAAGACCATCAGCAATATCAGCCAGTCGGTGAAGGAAAAGCTGGGGGTGCATCGGCAGGCGTATATCACCAAGCTGGCGGTAAAGCATGGTCTGATCGAGCCTTGACGACATGCTGAGGAAGCTGGCATGCGGCGCCATGGCGGCCCTGGTCCTGGCTTCGGGCGCCCAAGCCGCCAAACCCGTCCAGGAACCCAGCCAGGGCTTCCGCTTCCAGTTCGTCACCGGCGACGACAGCGCGCTCACCCAGCGCATCACCGAAGATCTCTATAAACGCCTGGTCCCGATCTTCGCCGGCTTTCGTACCGAGCTGGCGCAGCACCGCCGCATGCTGTACGTGGCGATCGGTCCGGCTGCCCTGCGCGAGGTCGCATCGAAGCGCTGCGATTGCGTGGTGATCTCGGCCTTCACGTCGAGCCAGGTGTACCGGTCCATCATGGACCAGGCCGCGCGCGGCGGCGGGCATCCGGTCGCCAGCACCGCCGTCTACGCCGAGCCGGCGCCGGCCGACCAGCTGCGCCTGGCCGCGCTGCTGTACCGCCGTCCGGTGCGCGTCAGCGCCATCCTTGGCGCCGATACCGCCTTCCTGCGGCCGGCGCTGGAAGCAGGCAAGGTCGCGGTGCTGGACGCCGCCGCCGGCGACGACATCAACCGCCTGCTGAACCAGATCGCCCAGACCGACGTGCTGCTGGCCCTGCCCGACAGCGCCGTCTTCACCACCGAGAGCATCCGCAACATCCTGCTCTCGACCTACCGCCACAAGCAGGGCGTGATCGGCTTCTCGGGCGACATGGTGAAGGCCGGCGCGCTGGCCACCACCTATTCCGAGATCGAGGACATCGACGCCCAGGTCGCCGAGATCGCCGGCGCCTACGTGGCCGGCGGCGAGCTGGCGCCGCCGCAGTTCCCGCGCTACTTCCGCACCATCGTCAACGAAGGCGTGGCGCGCTCGCTCGACCTCACGGTCGGCGACGAGGTGCGCAGTTTCTCCCGCCGGGCGGCGGATCCGGCTCCGGCGCGCCGGCCATGATGCGCTACCTGTCCTTCTGGCGCGGCTGGAGCATCGGCCTGCGCATGGCCTTCATTACCATGCTGCCGGTGGCGCTGCTGTTCTCTTCCTTCGTCTGGTATTCCTGGTACTCGCACCGCGCCCAGGTCGACGAGGAGCTGGCCGAGCGCGGACGCATCCTGGCGCGTGCGCTGGCCGAGACCAGCGAGTACAACGTCATCTCAGGCAACCTGTCCGACCTGAGCCTGACCATCAACGGGCTGGTGCAGTCGGACCGCAGCGTGTACCGCATCGACGTGCTCGACACCAACGGCAGGAATGCCGTCAGCGCGATTTCCGAGCACCCGATCCAGGCCGAGGCGCGCTCCTGGGAAGCGCCGATCCGCAAGCAGGTGGTGTGGATCAACCTGTTCTCGGACAACGGCACGCCGCACGTCTCGGCTTCGAGCGACACCCGCCCGCCGACCCTGACCACCGAGGTGGTGGGACGGGTGCGGGTGACGATGTCGCCGACCAGCATGCTGGCCAAGCAGCTGCGGCGCTTTCGCATCGAGCTGGCGATGGCGGCGCTGGCCCTGGTCGCCAGCGGCCTGCTGGCCTACTTCCTGGCGCGCAGCCTGACGGTGCCGCTGCAGGAGGCGATCGCCGTGCTGCGCGCGATCCGCGGCGGGCACTATCGGGTCGAGCTGCCGGTCACAACCGGCGGCGAGATCGGCGAGCTGCAGGCCTCGATCGGCGAGATGTCGGTGGCGCTCGACCGCTCCAAGCAGGACCTCGAGAACAAGGTGGCCGAGCGTACCCGCGACCTGCTGGCGTCGCGCAACGAGGCGCTGCGCGCCGACGCCGACAAGCGCAAGCTGATCCAGAAGGTCAACAACATCATCGAGGACGAGAGAAAAAGCATCGCGGTCGAGATCCACGACGAGCTGAACGCCTCCCTGATCGCGGTGCGCCTGGAATCCCAGACCATCCAGCAGCTGGCGGGCAAGGCCGCGCCGGGCCCGGAAGTCGAGCAGATCGGCGCCAAGGCCCAGGCGATCACCAAGCTCGCGCTCGACCTGTACGCCAACGGCCGGCGCCTGGTGCGGCGCCTGCGCCCGGAAGTGCTCGACATGCTGGGCCTGCACGGCGCGGTCGAGGAGATGGTCAGCCACTACCGCTCCAGTTCCGGCATCGATTTCGAATTCCATACCGAGGGCGACTTCTCGCGCCTGAACAATGAGCTGGCGATCTCCGCCTACCGCATCGTGCAGGAAGCGCTGTCGAACATCATGAAGCACGCGCATGCGTCCGCCGCCCACGTCAGCCTGGTGCTTGCCGACACCGACCAGGCCCTGCACATCGAAGTCGGCGACGACGGCGCAGGCTTCGATCCGGCCGTGTCGTCCGAAGGGATCGGCATCATCGGCATGCGCGAGCGCGTGTTCGCGCTGGGCGGCACGATCCAGGTGCGTTCCCGGCCGGGGCGCGGCACGACGGTGGCGATCACGCTGCCGCTGGGCGGCGCATCCGAGGCACGCAACTGAGGTACATTAGCGGCTTCGCATCGCCCCGCTTCGCATCACCCATTATTCAAGAACCAAGACGCCATCATGTCCAATGAATTGAAGACCCCTTTCGAGAAGGGCAACCAGAACCAGACCACCACCTGGGCCGACTGCATCGCCTGGTACGAAGACCTCGCCAAGCGCTATCCGCGCGTGCTGCGCTTCAGCCAGATCGGCACCTCGGATGCTGGCGTGCCCATCCACGCGGGCGTGGTCAGCGCCGACGGCGTGTTCGACCGCTTCGAGATCAAGCGCGACAAGCGCCCGGTGTTCTTCAACAATAACGGCATCCACCCGGGCGAGCCGGAAGGCGTGGACGCCTGCATGGCGCTGGTGCGCGACTTCTGCCAGGAGCCGGAGCGCCTGGCGGGGTTGAAACGCACCGTATTCATCTTCATCCCGCTGTACAACGTCGACGGCGCCTTCAACCGCAACAACAGCTCGCGCGTGAACCAGGACGGCCCCGAGCAGTTCGGCTTCCGCGGCAACAGCCGCCACCTCGACCTGAACCGCGACTTCGTCAAGTGCGACACCTTCACCGCGCGCGTGTTCAACGAGTTCTTCACGGCCTGGGATCCGGATGTGATGGTCGACACCCACACCTCGAACGGCGCCGACTACAGCTATACCATGACCCTGATCCAGACCCAGGCCGACAAGCTGGGCGGCGAACTGGGCGACTTCCTGCGCGACACCATGGTCCCGGCGATGTACGCCGAGATGGAAACGCGCG
This window of the Massilia sp. WG5 genome carries:
- a CDS encoding ATP-binding protein — translated: MMRYLSFWRGWSIGLRMAFITMLPVALLFSSFVWYSWYSHRAQVDEELAERGRILARALAETSEYNVISGNLSDLSLTINGLVQSDRSVYRIDVLDTNGRNAVSAISEHPIQAEARSWEAPIRKQVVWINLFSDNGTPHVSASSDTRPPTLTTEVVGRVRVTMSPTSMLAKQLRRFRIELAMAALALVASGLLAYFLARSLTVPLQEAIAVLRAIRGGHYRVELPVTTGGEIGELQASIGEMSVALDRSKQDLENKVAERTRDLLASRNEALRADADKRKLIQKVNNIIEDERKSIAVEIHDELNASLIAVRLESQTIQQLAGKAAPGPEVEQIGAKAQAITKLALDLYANGRRLVRRLRPEVLDMLGLHGAVEEMVSHYRSSSGIDFEFHTEGDFSRLNNELAISAYRIVQEALSNIMKHAHASAAHVSLVLADTDQALHIEVGDDGAGFDPAVSSEGIGIIGMRERVFALGGTIQVRSRPGRGTTVAITLPLGGASEARN
- a CDS encoding response regulator transcription factor — translated: MQKEQTPIRVMLADDHPIVMTGFAMSLGAQGMEVVGQAKSPSEAVAMYAEHKPDVAVLDIRFGTELTGLDAAQNILKADPQAKIVFLSQFDQDSLIKETYRLGAHAFVTKDCDPADLAEAVRQAHAGKLYFPPQIAERLASLAVRGDVSPQSMLDERSLEIFRLMAEGLTNNEIAERLNLSTKTISNISQSVKEKLGVHRQAYITKLAVKHGLIEP